In Strigops habroptila isolate Jane chromosome 2, bStrHab1.2.pri, whole genome shotgun sequence, one genomic interval encodes:
- the TLR7 gene encoding toll-like receptor 7, giving the protein MVRHGKMSNALPFVLLVPFPMLLSGTWFPKSLPCDVNTFEGTVTVDCTDRRLLEVPRGIPANATNLTLSINHIPHINPTSFAHLVDLVEIDFRCNCVPVRMGPKDHVCTRQPKIENGSFAALTKLKSLYLDANQLLEIPRGLPTTLSLLSLEANRIFSIQKGNLSELGNIEILYLGQNCYYRNPCNVSFEIEKTAFLDLKKLTILSLKSNNLTHIPSNLSSTLKELYIYNNKIQVIQEHDLSALHNLEILDLSGNCPRCYNAPYPCIPCPKSTIEIHSKAFYSLKNLRILRLHSNSIQSIPSSWFKNTRNLKKLDLSQNFLIKEIGDAQFLKFTPSLVELDLSFNFELKMYSPSLNLSKSFSSLSNLETLRLRGYVFKELREGNLDPLLSLRNLTILDLGTNFIKVADLSVFKKFPALKLIDLSVNKISPSSGESNFYGFCSNPRISVEQYNRQVLEEMHYFRYDEYGRSCRSKDKEAASYQSSVKKDCLEYGETLDLSRNNIFFINPSDFQGLSYLRCLNLSGNAISQTLNGSEFSYLSGLKYLDFSNNRIDLLYSTAFKELKLLEILDLSNNKHYFLAEGVTHMLSFMKNLAHLKKLMMNENEISTSINTGMESQSLQILEFRGNRLDVLWMDGNARYLSFFKNLTSLEELDISFNSLSFLPHGVFEAMPPELKILNLTNNQMKSFNWETLHYLKKLETLDLSNNLLVTVPQELSNCSSTVQKLILRNNRIPRLSKHFLRGAFKLKYLDLSSNKIQIIKKSSFPENVINNLKTLLLHGNPFKCNCDAVWFVWWINQTQVTIPLLATDVTCAGPGAHKGKSVVFLDLYTCELDTSYLILYALSASTVLGFMVFTVMSHLYYWDVWYSYHYCTAKLKGYRHLPLPDACYDAFIAYDNEDPAVNEWVMEELVERLEDQRSREFNLCLEGRDWLPGQPVFDNLSQSIQLSKKTIFVLTNKYIKSGNFKTTFYMAHQRLLDEKIDVIILIFLEKVLQKSRYVQLRKRLCRSSVLEWPTNPRSQPYFWQCLKNAIAMNNTLAYNKLLQETV; this is encoded by the coding sequence GTACGTCATGGAAAGATGTCAAATGCACTGCCATTTGTCTTGCTCGTCCCATTTCCGATGCTGCTGTCAGGAACTTGGTTTCCCAAAAGTCTACCCTGTGACGTTAATACCTTTGAAGGTACTGTGACAGTGGACTGCACCGATCGACGTCTCCTGGAAGTCCCCAGAGGGATCCCTGCAAATGCTACCAACCTTACCTTAAGTATTAACCACATCCCCCATATCAATCCAACATCCTTCGCTCATCTTGTAGACCTCGTGGAGATTGACTTCAGATGCAACTGTGTGCCTGTCAGAATGGGCCCCAAAGACCACGTGTGCACCAGGCAACCGAAGATCGAGAATGGCAGTTTTGCTGCCCTGACCAAACTGAAGTCATTGTATTTGGATGCAAACCAGCTGTTGGAAATACCCCGGGGTCTTCCTACTACTTTAAGTCTGCTGAGCCTGGAAGCAAACCGTATCTTTTCTATCCAAAAGGGCAATTTGTCAGAGCTAGGAAACATAGAAATATTGTATCTGGGACAGAACTGTTACTACCGTAATCCATGCaatgtttcatttgaaattgaaaaaaCAGCCTTTCTGGACCTGAAAAAATTAACAATACTATCCCTGAAGTCTAACAACTTAACTCATATTCCATCCAATTTGTCATCTACATTAAAGGAATTATATATTTACAATAACAAGATTCAAGTGATTCAAGAACATGACTTAAGTGCCCTTCACAACCTAGAAATTCTTGATTTAAGTGGTAACTGCCCACGCTGCTATAATGCCCCATATCCTTGTATTCCCTGCCCGAAGAGCACAATTGAGATACATTCAAAGGCTTTCTATTCCTTGAAAAATTTAAGAATTTTGCGACTTCACAGTAACTCTATTCAGAGCATACCCAGTAGCTGGTTTAAAAACACCAGGAATCTCAAAAAGCTTGACCTCTCCCAAAATTTCCTCATAAAGGAGATTGGAGATGCTCAGTTTTTGAAGTTTACCCCCAGCCTTGTAGAGCTTGACCTGTCCTTTAATTTTGAACTGAAGATGTATTCTCCATCCTTGAATTTGTCTAagtcattttcttccctctctaACCTGGAAACCCTGAGGCTCAGGGGTTATGTCTTCAAAGAACTGAGAGAAGGAAATCTAGATCCATTGCTCAGTCTTAGAAATCTAACAATTCTGGATCTCGGGACTAATTTTATTAAAGTTGCTGACCTGAGTGTGTTCAAAAAATTCCCAGCTCTTAAACTCATAGACCTCTCAGTGAATAAAATTTCTCCTTCTTCAGGTGAAAGCAACTTTTATGGGTTTTGCTCCAATCCTAGGATTTCAGTAGAGCAATACAACAGGCAAGTATTAGAGGAAATGCATTATTTCAGGTATGACGAGTACGGGCGAAGTTGCAGGTCCAAAGACAAAGAGGCTGCTTCCTACCAATCTTCAGTCAAAAAAGACTGCCTGGAATATGGAGAAACTCTGGATTTAAgcagaaacaacattttttttattaacccCTCAGACTTCCAGGGACTTAGTTACCTCAGATGCCTCAACTTGTCAGGTAATGCAATAAGTCAAACTTTAAACGGAAGTGAATTCTCCTACTTGTCTGGATTGAAATACCTGGATTTTTCTAACAACAGGATTGACTTGCTATACTCAACTGCTTTCAAGGAGTTAAAACTTCTAGAAATTCTAGACCTGAGCAATaacaaacattattttctggCAGAAGGTGTTACTCACATGCTTAGTTTTATGAAAAACTTGGCCCATCTGAAGAAGCTGATGATGAATGAGAATGAAATTTCTACCTCTATTAACACAGGAATGGAAAGTCAATCTCTTCAAATTTTAGAATTCAGAGGAAATCGTTTAGATGTTTTATGGATGGATGGGAATGCTAGATACTTGTCATTCTTCAAGAATCTGACTAGCCTGGAAGAACTGGATATTTCCTTCAACTCACTTAGTTTTTTGCCTCATGGTGTTTTTGAAGCTATGCCTCCAGAACTCAAAATCCTCAACTTAACTAACAACCAGATGAAGAGTTTCAACTGGGAAACCCTGCACTATCTGAAGAAACTAGAAACTCTGGACCTCAGTAATAACCTTCTGGTTACTGTTCCCCAAGAACTGTCCAATTGCTCTTCAACAGTCCAAAAACTGATTCTCCGAAACAATCGCATTCCACGGCTAAGTAAACATTTTCTCAGAGGTGCTTTTAAGTTGAAATACTTGGACCTCAGCTCAAACAAGATCCAAATAATTAAGAAATCTAGCTTCCCTGAAAATGTCATTAACAACCTGAAGACGCTGCTTTTGCATGGCAATCCTTTTAAGTGTAATTGTGATgctgtgtggtttgtttggtggATCAATCAGACTCAAGTGACTATTCCTCTTCTGGCCACAGATGTGACCTGTGCTGGCCCAGGGGCACATAAAGGAAAGAGTGTGGTTTTCTTGGATTTGTATACCTGTGAGCTGGACACCTCATATTTGATCCTGTATGCTCTGTCAGCTTCAACTGTCCTAGGCTTTATGGTGTTCACAGTGATGAGCCATCTCTATTACTGGGATGTGTGGTATAGTTATCATTACTGCACTGCCAAGTTGAAGGGCTATCGGCATTTACCTTTACCAGATGCTTGCTACGATGCTTTTATTGCCTATGACAACGAAGATCCAGCTGTGAATGAATGGGTGATGGAAGAACTGGTTGAAAGGCTGGAAGATCAAAGATCCAGAGAGTTCAATTTATGCCTAGAAGGAAGGGATTGGCTCCCAGGACAGCCAGTCTTTGACAACCTTTCCCAGAGCATTCAGCTGAGCAAAAAGACCATATTTGTGCTGACCAACAAGTATATTAAAAGCGGCAACTTCAAGACAACATTTTACATGGCCCACCAGCGGCTTCTAGACGAAAAAATAGATGTCATTATCTTGATATTTCTTGAAAAGGTTTTGCAGAAGTCTCGGTATGTCCAGCTGAGGAAGAGGCTGTGCAGAAGTTCCGTCCTGGAATGGCCGACTAACCCTCGGTCTCAGCCCTACTTCTGGCAGTGCCTCAAAAATGCAATAGCTATGAACAATACTCTGGCTTACAACAAGCTTCTCCAGGAAACCGTTTAG